The bacterium genome has a window encoding:
- the rpsB gene encoding 30S ribosomal protein S2: protein MSRVTVQQLLLAGSHFGHLTRRWNPKMRPYIFMEKNGIHIMDLKKTATLLEDAANRIGKIVSDGGDVLFVGTKDQAQDVMKDEATRCGMHYVSERWLGGMLTNFRTIRNSIRTLESMEEKQTDGTYERISKKEILQIERQKEKLEKTLGGIRTMKRLPGAVFVVDTVREAIAVSEARKLKIPVFAICDTNSDPDVIDYVIPANDDAFKSIAVITKCLADAVDEARSLRKEGFGQEGEQHAPERGDAKTAPRRRKKRPDGPARPEGERHGAAPAAQAREAVTPPAVEAAAPAEPAVATEAPDAAGIE, encoded by the coding sequence ATGTCCCGCGTGACCGTGCAGCAACTGCTGCTGGCCGGATCCCATTTCGGCCACCTCACCCGCCGTTGGAACCCCAAGATGCGCCCCTACATCTTCATGGAGAAAAACGGCATCCACATCATGGACCTGAAGAAGACGGCCACCCTGCTCGAGGACGCCGCCAACCGCATCGGCAAGATCGTGTCCGACGGCGGGGACGTGCTCTTCGTGGGCACCAAGGACCAGGCCCAGGACGTGATGAAGGACGAAGCCACCCGCTGCGGCATGCACTATGTCAGCGAGCGCTGGCTGGGCGGCATGCTCACCAACTTCCGCACCATCCGCAACTCCATCCGCACGCTGGAGAGCATGGAGGAGAAACAGACGGACGGCACCTACGAGCGCATCAGCAAGAAGGAAATCCTGCAGATCGAGCGCCAGAAGGAGAAGCTGGAGAAGACCCTGGGCGGCATCCGCACCATGAAGCGTCTGCCCGGCGCCGTCTTCGTGGTGGACACGGTGCGCGAGGCCATCGCCGTGAGCGAGGCGCGCAAGCTGAAGATTCCCGTCTTCGCCATCTGCGACACGAACAGCGATCCCGACGTGATCGACTACGTCATTCCCGCCAACGACGACGCCTTCAAGAGCATCGCGGTGATCACCAAGTGCCTGGCCGACGCCGTGGACGAGGCCCGCAGCCTGCGCAAGGAGGGCTTCGGCCAGGAGGGCGAGCAGCACGCCCCCGAGCGGGGCGACGCCAAGACTGCCCCGCGCCGCCGCAAGAAGCGCCCGGATGGGCCGGCTCGTCCGGAAGGCGAGCGCCATGGCGCGGCGCCGGCCGCCCAGGCTCGCGAGGCTGTGACGCCGCCCGCGGTCGAAGCGGCGGCCCCGGCTGAACCGGCCGTCGCCACCGAGGCGCCGGACGCCGCCGGCATCGAGTAG
- the rpsI gene encoding 30S ribosomal protein S9, which translates to MVTRTQTKRFYATGRRKTSVARVWIEPGKGEITVNGRQVMEHFRRETLKMVIEQPMETVNLLGKLKIYATVNGGGLAGQAGALRLGISRAMVEMDADYRGPLRQAGFMTRDARMVERKKYGQPGARKRFQFSKR; encoded by the coding sequence ATGGTCACCCGTACGCAGACGAAGCGCTTCTACGCCACCGGCCGCCGCAAGACCAGCGTGGCCCGCGTGTGGATCGAGCCCGGCAAGGGGGAGATCACCGTCAACGGCCGCCAGGTCATGGAGCATTTCCGCCGCGAGACCCTCAAGATGGTCATCGAGCAGCCCATGGAGACGGTCAACCTGCTGGGCAAGCTCAAGATCTACGCCACGGTCAACGGCGGCGGGCTGGCCGGCCAGGCCGGCGCCCTGCGCCTGGGCATCAGCCGCGCCATGGTGGAGATGGACGCCGACTACCGCGGCCCGCTGCGCCAGGCCGGGTTCATGACCCGCGACGCCCGCATGGTGGAGCGCAAGAAGTACGGCCAGCCCGGCGCCCGCAAGCGCTTCCAGTTCAGCAAGCGCTAG
- a CDS encoding C10 family peptidase: MRACILAIFVMTTIAIARPVDADRAAQVAAARLASGDAAPAPASVTPAQTLEDGSPALWLATFERGGFAFIRADDNLPPVAGWSATGTVPVDQDGAMHPALADWLDLQRLDAAWTRAAGWRLPEAAAAWAALESGAAAQREGETVTPMLSCSWDQGWPWNQYCPADAAGPGGHVWAGCVATAMAQIMHFWQWPDQGAGQHSYQHPAYGTQSADFGATAYGWDTMSDAVGTPAAALLQYHCGVAVEMQYSPSGSGAWVGTNHPNALTALESHFRYPAGAEFIQHTQFPGAAWAARLGEEILAGRPVLDSGYGSGGHAFVLDGLQDGLFHVNWGWSGWFNGWFDIEALSPGGMEFSIFQGAIVNLMRPEIPLITLPAQATAAGQPFPLLQLDDWVEAGPGGAADLMWWAEAEAPLDVALDEEARTLQVAYPAGWTGGAGLSLCAISGVGLWSCAEIPFTVQGILPPSPVQDLALTLTPAGPRLSWTPPTTDSAGQVIQLSAIRIHRSMGPFFPPRSENLIAVVTPEATFWTDPAPPEGLGFYCVVAVAE; this comes from the coding sequence ATGCGTGCATGCATTCTGGCCATCTTTGTCATGACGACCATCGCGATCGCGCGGCCTGTGGACGCGGATCGCGCCGCACAGGTCGCCGCCGCACGGCTGGCGTCCGGGGACGCCGCGCCCGCGCCGGCGAGCGTGACGCCCGCGCAGACCTTGGAGGACGGCTCGCCCGCGCTCTGGCTGGCCACTTTCGAGCGGGGCGGCTTCGCTTTCATCCGCGCCGACGACAACCTGCCGCCGGTGGCGGGCTGGTCCGCCACGGGTACCGTCCCGGTGGATCAGGACGGAGCCATGCATCCCGCGCTGGCCGACTGGCTGGACCTGCAGCGCCTCGACGCCGCCTGGACGCGCGCCGCGGGCTGGCGGCTTCCGGAGGCCGCGGCGGCCTGGGCCGCGCTCGAGTCAGGTGCGGCCGCCCAGCGCGAGGGCGAGACCGTGACTCCCATGCTGAGCTGCAGCTGGGACCAGGGCTGGCCCTGGAACCAGTACTGCCCGGCGGATGCGGCGGGACCGGGCGGGCACGTCTGGGCGGGCTGCGTGGCCACGGCCATGGCTCAGATCATGCACTTCTGGCAATGGCCGGACCAGGGCGCCGGCCAGCACAGCTACCAGCATCCCGCCTACGGCACACAAAGCGCCGACTTCGGCGCCACGGCCTATGGCTGGGACACCATGTCCGACGCCGTGGGCACGCCCGCCGCGGCTCTGCTGCAGTATCATTGCGGCGTGGCGGTGGAGATGCAGTACTCGCCCTCCGGCTCCGGCGCCTGGGTGGGAACAAACCATCCCAACGCCCTGACCGCCCTGGAATCCCACTTCCGTTACCCCGCCGGCGCCGAGTTCATCCAGCACACCCAGTTTCCGGGCGCGGCCTGGGCGGCCCGCCTGGGCGAGGAGATCCTGGCCGGGCGCCCCGTGCTGGACAGCGGCTACGGCTCGGGCGGCCACGCCTTCGTGCTGGACGGCCTTCAGGACGGTCTCTTTCACGTCAATTGGGGCTGGTCGGGCTGGTTCAACGGCTGGTTCGACATCGAGGCCCTCAGCCCCGGCGGCATGGAGTTCTCCATTTTCCAGGGCGCCATCGTCAACTTGATGCGGCCTGAGATCCCCCTCATCACACTTCCCGCCCAAGCCACGGCGGCGGGCCAGCCATTCCCCCTGCTCCAGTTGGATGACTGGGTGGAGGCCGGCCCGGGCGGCGCGGCGGACCTCATGTGGTGGGCCGAGGCGGAAGCGCCCCTCGACGTGGCGCTGGACGAGGAGGCGCGCACGCTGCAGGTGGCCTATCCCGCCGGCTGGACGGGTGGCGCCGGCCTCTCGCTCTGCGCCATCAGCGGCGTGGGACTATGGTCCTGCGCGGAGATTCCCTTCACGGTTCAGGGGATCTTGCCCCCGTCACCTGTCCAGGATCTTGCCCTGACCCTGACCCCGGCCGGCCCCCGCCTGAGCTGGACACCGCCCACCACGGACAGCGCCGGGCAGGTCATCCAGTTGTCGGCCATTCGCATCCACCGCTCGATGGGTCCCTTCTTCCCGCCGCGGTCCGAAAACCTGATTGCCGTTGTGACACCGGAGGCCACGTTCTGGACGGACCCCGCCCCGCCGGAGGGCCTGGGCTTCTATTGCGTTGTGGCGGTGGCGGAGTAG
- the rplM gene encoding 50S ribosomal protein L13 has translation MKTYTVKPGDVQRGWFVVDAADQILGRLTSQIAQVLRGKHKPLYSPHVDAGDFVVVLNADKVRLTGNKADQKTYFWHTGFPQGARTVTYRMAMAKNPAWVIQHAVKGMLPHNRLGRQMIKKLKIYNGSEHPHAAQRPAELRF, from the coding sequence GTGAAGACCTACACCGTCAAGCCCGGCGATGTCCAGCGAGGCTGGTTCGTCGTGGACGCCGCCGACCAGATACTGGGCCGGCTGACCAGCCAGATCGCCCAGGTGCTGCGCGGCAAGCACAAGCCCCTCTACAGCCCCCATGTGGACGCCGGGGACTTTGTGGTGGTCCTCAACGCCGACAAGGTCCGGCTGACGGGCAACAAGGCGGACCAGAAAACCTACTTCTGGCATACGGGCTTCCCCCAGGGCGCCCGCACCGTGACCTACCGCATGGCCATGGCCAAGAATCCGGCCTGGGTCATCCAGCACGCCGTCAAGGGCATGCTGCCCCACAACCGCCTGGGGCGCCAGATGATCAAGAAACTCAAGATCTACAACGGTTCCGAACATCCCCACGCCGCGCAGAGGCCGGCCGAGTTGAGGTTCTAA